One genomic window of Acidobacteriota bacterium includes the following:
- a CDS encoding electron transfer flavoprotein subunit beta/FixA family protein has protein sequence MKVLVPVKRVIDYNVKVRVKPDQTGVDLANVKMSMNPFDEISVEEAVRLKEAGVATEIVVVSIGPQQAQETIRTALAMGADRGILIKTDVTVEPLAVAKLLAKVVADEKPDLVLTGKQAIDDDSNQTGQMLAALLDWPQGTFAYKIEKDGDALKVTREVDGGLQTVKLALPAVVTVDLRLNEPRYASLPNIMKAKKKEIVEKSPDDYGVDITPRLTVVKVTEPAARSGGVKVEDVATLVAKLKAAGAV, from the coding sequence ATGAAGGTTCTCGTGCCCGTCAAGCGCGTCATCGATTACAACGTGAAGGTCCGCGTGAAGCCGGACCAGACCGGCGTCGATCTCGCCAACGTCAAGATGTCGATGAACCCCTTCGACGAGATTTCGGTCGAAGAGGCCGTGCGCCTCAAGGAAGCCGGTGTCGCCACCGAGATCGTGGTTGTCTCGATCGGCCCGCAACAGGCGCAGGAAACCATCCGTACCGCCCTCGCCATGGGCGCGGATCGCGGCATCCTGATCAAGACCGACGTGACCGTCGAGCCGCTCGCCGTGGCGAAACTGCTGGCCAAGGTCGTCGCGGATGAAAAGCCTGACCTGGTCCTCACCGGCAAACAGGCAATCGACGACGATTCCAACCAGACCGGCCAGATGCTGGCGGCCCTGCTGGACTGGCCGCAAGGCACCTTCGCCTACAAGATCGAGAAAGACGGCGACGCGCTGAAAGTCACCCGCGAAGTCGACGGCGGCCTGCAGACCGTGAAGCTCGCCCTGCCGGCGGTCGTGACGGTCGACCTGCGCCTCAACGAGCCGCGCTATGCCTCGCTGCCGAACATCATGAAGGCGAAGAAGAAAGAGATCGTCGAGAAATCGCCTGACGATTACGGCGTCGACATCACGCCGCGCCTGACGGTGGTGAAAGTGACCGAACCTGCGGCCCGTTCGGGCGGCGTGAAGGTTGAAGACGTGGCGACCCTGGTCGCGAAACTCAAAGCTGCAGGAGCTGTGTAA
- a CDS encoding electron transfer flavoprotein subunit alpha/FixB family protein — translation MAVLVIAEHHHGALTDATHKVVTAASKFGGDVDVLVAGENAGSVAPAAAKISGVRKVLKAEGETLRKQTAEAMAELVVPLMSGYDAVFIAATTTGKNIAPRIAAKLDVMQLSEIVEVVDASTFVRPIYAGNAIMTVKSADAKKVITVRGTAFPAAAEGGSASVEDVAPPSGPFKSEFVSEEMVKSDRPELTAAKRVVSGGRALGSSDKFKEVIIPLADKLGAAVGASRAAVDAGYAPNDYQVGQTGKIVAPELYIAVGISGAIQHLAGMKDSKIIVAINKDEEAPIFQVADYGLVADLFVAVPELTNAL, via the coding sequence ATGGCTGTCCTCGTAATCGCAGAACATCACCATGGCGCGCTGACGGATGCGACCCACAAGGTCGTCACCGCCGCCTCGAAATTCGGCGGCGACGTCGATGTGCTGGTTGCCGGTGAGAATGCCGGCTCGGTGGCCCCGGCCGCCGCAAAGATCTCGGGCGTGCGCAAGGTGCTGAAGGCGGAAGGCGAAACCCTCCGCAAGCAGACCGCTGAAGCGATGGCCGAACTGGTCGTGCCGCTGATGTCGGGCTACGACGCCGTGTTCATCGCCGCCACCACCACGGGCAAGAACATCGCCCCGCGCATCGCTGCGAAACTCGACGTGATGCAGCTTTCGGAAATCGTCGAAGTCGTCGATGCCTCGACCTTCGTTCGCCCGATTTATGCCGGCAACGCCATCATGACCGTGAAATCGGCCGACGCGAAGAAAGTTATCACCGTGCGCGGCACTGCGTTCCCGGCCGCCGCCGAAGGCGGTTCGGCTTCGGTGGAAGACGTTGCGCCGCCGTCCGGCCCGTTCAAATCGGAGTTCGTCTCGGAAGAGATGGTGAAGTCGGACCGTCCGGAACTCACCGCCGCCAAGCGCGTCGTCTCGGGCGGCCGTGCACTCGGCTCGTCCGACAAGTTCAAGGAAGTGATCATTCCGCTCGCCGACAAGCTCGGCGCGGCCGTCGGCGCCTCGCGCGCCGCCGTGGATGCGGGCTATGCGCCGAACGACTACCAGGTCGGCCAGACCGGCAAGATCGTCGCCCCGGAACTCTACATCGCCGTCGGTATATCGGGCGCCATCCAGCACCTTGCCGGCATGAAGGATTCCAAGATCATCGTCGCGATCAACAAGGACGAGGAAGCCCCGATCTTCCAGGTCGCCGATTACGGCCTCGTGGCTGACCTCTTCGTCGCCGTTCCGGAACTGACGAACGCCCTTTAG